The genomic DNA ATTTATGGTACTTGAGGTTGCGATGGACTTAATTCAACCGACTATTATGCAACATATTATTGATGTTGGGATAGCAAATCGGGATATGAATTATGTAATAAAAATGGGGCTTCTAATGATAGGAGCAGCAGCACTCGGTCTAGTTGGAGGACTTGGGTGCATGATGTATTCTACAAAAGCAGCTGTTAATTTCGCTACAGACATACGAAAAGATGTATTTGCGAAAATCGAAACATTCTCTAGTGAAAATCGTGATTCATTTGGAACTGGGAAATTATTAACGATTGTGACAAATGATGTTACTTCTATTCAATCGGCGATGACGATGACATTACGTGTTCTTGTTCGTGGTCCTTTGTTGTTTATCGGAAGTATCATAATTGTTTTTGTAACAGCGCGTGAGTTATTTCCTATATTACTTGTAGTTGTTCCAATTTTATTACTTGCGATTATATTTATTGCAAGTAAAGCAAGCGGGACATTCAAAAAAGTGCAAGAAGCATTAGATAAAGTGAATACAAAGTTACAAGAAAATTTATCTGGTGTCCGTGTTATTAAAGCGTATGTAAGACAAAAATATGAAATCACTCAGTTTGGAAAAGTGAATACAAACTTAACGAAGATAAATATTCGGGCGGTTCAGCTTATTTCCTTAATGATGCCAATTATAATGTTGGTTGTAAGCGGGGGGATTGTCGCAACATTATGGATTGGTGGAGAAAAAGTATTTAACGGTACTCTTCAAGTAGGAGCTATATTAGCGTTTATAAACTATTTGAATATTATTTTAATGTCACTTATGTCTATAAGTATGGTATTTATGCAAATCGCGCGAGCATTTCCGTCTGCGGATCGTGTACAGCAAATTTTAAATACTGAGGTTGATATTATGAGCGAAACAAATGCGCTTGTACCTAAGCAAATCGAGGGACATATTGACTTTAAAAACGTTAGTTATAGTTATACGAAAAATAATGAATATGTTTTAAAAGATATTTCATTTCGCATATGTAAAGGTGAAAAAGTAGGGATTATCGGTTCTACTGGAAGTGGTAAATCTACTTTAGCAAAACTATTACCGCGCTTATACGATGTTGATCAAGGTGAAATATGTATTGATGGAATAAATGTTAAGGCATACGATTTACAAAAACTGCGTGGTTCAATAGGTTTTGTACCTCAAAAGGCATTGTTGTTTTCAGGTAGTATAGAAGAGAACTTACGTTATGGTAAAGAAGATGCAACAAGTGACGAACTGGAGGTAGCGGCTTCATCAGCTTGTGCGACTGAGTTTATTAACAAGCTGGAAGATTCTTATCAATATCATTTAACACAAGGTGCGACAAATTTATCAGGTGGACAAAAACAGCGTGTATCAATTGCAAGGGCGCTTGTGAGAAAGCCATCTATTCTTGTATTAGATGATTCTACATCAGCAGTTGATGCCAAATCAGAAACTAACATTCAATCATCATTAAGAACAGAATATAAAGGAACAACAACATTATTAATTGCCTCTAAAATCTCATCAATAATAGATGCTGATAAAATTCTCGTTTTAGATAACGGTGAATTAGTTGGTGATGGTACACATGAAGAACTGTTAGAACAATGTGAGGTATATCAAGAAATTTATCTTTCCCAAGGTGGCAATTTACATAAAGAAGGTGGGAAAGAACATGCGTAATTTTCAAGGGCAATTTGCTAATAAAGGTGGACGTAAAGCGCCTAAGATGGGGAAAGCTAATAATACGAAAGGAACTGTAATGCGAGTATGGAACTATATGGGGTATCAAAAGGCTGCTCTTACGTTCGTTATATTTTTAGTATTTATTACGACATTACTTGGGTTATTAGGTCCTTACTTAATGGGAGTAATTATAGATCAATATATTGTACCTAAAGATTTAAATGGTACAGCAAGAATGTGCATGTTACTTATCGCAATTTATGGTATTACAGTGTTTTTAACTTGGTTACAAACATTTGTCATGGTTAACGTTGCATTAAAAACCATACAAAAAATACGACAAGATATTTTTGAGAAAATCCAAACGCTTTCTTTACGGTTCTTTGATGTACGTTCTCAAGGAGATTTAATGAGTCGTGTGACCAATGATATAGATAATTTGAATCAAGCGTTGACACAAAGTGTTGTACAAATTATTTCATCAGCATTAACCTTTATAGGTGTAACGATTGCGATGTTCGCATTAGATTGGATTTTAGCAATTGTTACTTTAATTACAGTACCTATTATGTTTTTTGTTACAAAAAAACTAGTTGCTTATAGTGGTAAAAACTTTGCAAAGCGTCAAAAAGATTTAGGAGAATTAAATGGTTTTATTGAGGAAGCTATAACAGGAGCGGATGTTACAACGTTATACGGGAAAGAAAAAGAAACTGTACAAAATTTCAATAAGATTAATGAACAACTAAGAGTTTCAGCTACGAAGGCGGATACATTTTCAGCTTTTATTTTTCCGAGTATGAACTTTATAAACAACTTAGGTATGGGACTTGTAATTGGTACTGGATCAGTAATGGTTTTAAATGGAATGACTACAGTAGGTGTCATTGCGGCTTTTATTAATTATTCTCGTCAATTCTCAAGACCGCTCAGTCAATTCGCAACATTAATGAATACGATTCAAGCGGCAGTTGCTGGTGGAGAACGAGTCTTTGAAATTATGGATGAAGTACCGGAGATTCAAAATAAAAAAGATGCATCCGTTGTACAAAATTTACAAGGGCATGTTGCACTCGAAAATGTTTCATTTGGTTATGAGGAAAATAAGGCGGTTTTAAAAGAAGTGAGTCTTAAGGCGAAGCCAGGGGAGACAATTGCTTTAGTTGGTCCAACTGGATCGGGCAAAACAACAATCATTAATTTGCTGACGCGCTTTTACGATATTCAGCAAGGACAAATTCATATCGATGGAAAAAATATTAAAGATTATGATATTAATTCGTTGCGAAGTAAAATAGGAGTAGTTTTACAAGATACGTATTTATTTGCTGGGACGATTATAGATAATATCCGTTATGGTCGATTAAATGCTAGTGATGAAGAAGTAATTAATGCAGCAAAGGCAGCATCTGCACATTCTTTCATAAAGCATTTACCTTATCAATATGAAACAAAAATTGCTTCAGAAGGATCGAATTTAAGTCAAGGACAGAAACAACTTCTTGCGATTGCGAGGGCAATTTTAGCAGATGCAGATATATTAATTCTCGACGAAGCGACATCTAATATTGATACGAGAACAGAATTACAAATTCAAGAAGGACTAAACAATTTAATGAGAGGTCGAACAAGTTTTGTAATCGCTCATCGACTGAAAACGATTGAAAAAGCAGATCAAATTCTTGTTATAAAAGATGGAAGTATTATGGAAAGAGGGAATCATGAATCTCTTATGAAAGATAGAGGATTTTACTTTGATTTGTATACGAGTCAGTTTAAAATTTAATAAAAACATTGATGTGATGCGGTTTCTCTAGGAAGGGGGAACCGCATTTTTATATTTTCAAACATTACTATCCAAATAGTTGTTCACTAAATGTTTTAACTGCGTCTTCTTGCATCCCAGGTCCCAGGTAAAATATGCGAATAGCAATTTAATGTTATGAAAACGTCTTTATGACCCAACTATTCACTTGCAATATTTGGATATACACTTTGATTCAAAAGTAGTGTTGCATGAGTATGACGTAAATCAGGGAAACAAATTTTTAAAATTCAGATTTTATCGGAAAAAGACACTGCTTCCAGTGTCTCAACTTACTACGAGAGTTTTATGTGGAAACTTAAATAGACGAATTTAAGTTTCCATATAATATATGAAACTGCAATTAGAAAATCACTTATTTTTTAAAGGGTTAATGGGTATTTGTACGTGCTGAAATCTTTATTAAAAATATCTTGTACTAATTGGATAGTTTCATGATCATAAAAACTATCGTATGTTGGGAGGCGTGGGAATAAAGGATCGGTAATATCAGCATCTGCAAAATTACCTCTAAAAATCGCCCTGTCCTTCTGATGATGCCATGATTTGGTTAGTATGTGTAAAGGAGCAGTTTTTAATTGATATGTTTGTTCTAGACGTACAATTTCGGTAGAGAAATTTTCAAGGTAGATATAATTTGTAACAAACGCTTCTTCACCGGGTACATACTGTGGTGTCAAATGTGGATCTACTTGTTCTAAATCTGTCATTTGTGATTTTAAGTAATAGAGATAGATTTTAAATGAAATAGGCTTACTACAAATGCTGTTACCATAATAAAAACTCCGAACGGACTCCCATGCTGGGTTTTCTATGTATGGAGGAGCGATTAATGAGAAGAATGAACTTACAGCTCTTGTATACGGGTTTCTTACTAACTTATAGGTATCTTTTTCTTTTGAATATAAAGCTGCAGCTAATTCAATAAAGTAGTCTGAGGAGTTTTTGTATATTTCATTTTCGTAATTATGGATGAAAGAATCGTATTTTATGGCTTGCTTAAATAAATTAATTTGATAAAAAAACCAATGTGTAAGAGAAGTACAACCACTTTTCTGGCTCCAAAATAAAATTAAAGGGAAGTTAGAATTGAAGTGGGGAACGCGCCTGTATTTAATAATATTTGCAAAAGACATTGGTAGCCTCCATTCAGTTATGTCAATTATTTTTAGTTTATGAATAAAGTACCTGGCATATGAACAAGAGAAGAGAAGTAGAATAGATAATTTAAAACAATATAATTTTGAAATGAAGGCGTTATTTTAATAAAAAAGCAGTTGGCTTTTGCTAACTGCTTTAGTAACTGAGAGTTCTCTTTAAGTAATGTAGATAAAAAAACTAGCCATAAAAATATAGCTCTTATCAAAATTAGAGAATCAACTAAAATCAAAAACTGTTTTTTCAGTGGTTTTCGAAATTCCTTTATTAATTTAAAAACGGCACTAATTCTGAATTAGATGTATAACAAAAGAACAGCTAGCAAAAGCTAGCTGCTCGGTTTTCCAAGGAGAAAATCTAATGTTACTTACATTATTGACGCAATATTGAGTTTTGTTCAAGGGAGGGTACTAATTAAGTAGGTTACATGAGAAGTCCAATTAACATCCAGGCTGCCCCGATCAGAATTAAAGTTTCGAAGGTAATCCAAAACTTTCTTTTTTCTGGTTTTTGAAATTCTTTAATTACAGAAAATATGGCACTTATTCCTACAAGAGTGAAAAGAGCGATTCGGGTTGTTTCAGTCATTTGTATCACCACCTAATATTTTAATAGTTTAATTATATAATAATTACTGTTTTATGGAAAATTAATAAAGTAATTCATTTATAAGTAAGTAGATTGAACGGAGGAGAGCCGTATCACATGAATCAATTTTCATTTTTTGGAGATATTCATGATAAGCAGATGTGTAGACTTGTGGTGAAGGAGCTGAAAAACTATAAAGCATTGTGCGTCCGGATGAAGAATCAAGAAGAACAGGAAAAGAGGAGAAAAAGAAAGAGAAAGAACAGGAAGAGTAGAAAAATCGGCGAAAAGAGAGTGTTTATAAGCTAGTACGTTTATACCTTGAAATAATGGTTAAGTAAGGGGAAGAAGCGTAGAAAGCGATTAGGCGTTTGAAATTTATAAGGAACATAATGCTGAAATAACTAATCGTAAATGTAAGGATAAAACGGTGATTTGTATACTAGCCATTTTTTTAATTTAATAAAGTGCGGTTTCTCTAGAAAGGAGAAACCGCACTTTTATATTTATAAAGATAATTAGAAATATAGAGTTGAAATTTTTTTAGATACACGAATTGTTAGCAAATACTAGCAACTTCAGTGCCGGACGGAAAAAATAATTTACGAGGTATTGTAATAATCTCAAGAGCCATCTGGGCTGAATGGAGAAGTATTGGAGTTAACTCTAAAGCGTGTGTTAATAATAATATAAAACTTGTTAGGATTGCAAAGCTTCCCCAAAAGAAACTTTTTGAAGTGTTACGGAAATCTTTTATTAAGGAAAAGAAAGAAAAAAATGCTGTAACAACGAGAATTAAAAATTTATACTTATCAGCCATTAAACCCCTCCTAAAGAACAATAACTTATATTATAGCGTATTTTTCTGTATTATTATAAAAAGATTTTAAAATGAATGATAAAAAAGTAGATGCCACAAATTAATATATTAGTTGAGAGTATTATTTTTGGTTTTTTCATTTAAAAAATAGATTAGCGCCCTATTTAATATTTGCAAGTGTTGTACTGGATATTTGACCGGACAATAAGACGAGCTTTGAATATGTTAATAAAAAAGGGGGTGTTGAAAAATGGCTAGATATAGTTTACATGCAGGTCACAATAGTATTGTACAGGGTGCGAATTATGGAAATCGGAAAGAACACATTATGGATCGTCAAGTTAAGGATGCAGTTGTTGCTAAACTAAGAGCATTAGGACATACAGTTTATGATGATACGGATGAAGTAGGGACAACACAAGCACAAAATTTAAATAACATTGTATCAAAAACAAATTCACATGATGTAGACTTAGTAGTTTCATTTCACTTAAACTCATACGATACGAAAGCAAATGGTGTTGAAGTACTTTACTATGATCAACAAGCTTTATCAGCAAAGATAGCAGCACAACTTTCAAAAGATATTGGCTGGTCAAATCGTGGTGCAAAGGAACGTAAAGACCTTTATGTGTTAGCGAATACGAAAGCACCTGCAATCTTAATTGAACTTGGATTTATCGATAATGAAGCAGATATGGCAAAATGGAATCCAGATAAGATTGCAAATTCAATTGTTTATGCATTAACTGGGCAATCAGGTGGGACAACTCCGCCATCCCAAAAAAATATCATTCAATCAGGAGCATTTTCACCGTATGAAACACCTGATGTAATGGGGGCATTAACGTCCCTAAAAATGACAGCTAACTTCATCTTACAATCTGATGGTCTAACATATTTTATATCTGAACCAACTTCAGATGCGCAACTTAAAGGAATGACGGATTACCTTGATCGTAAAGGCTGGTGGTATGAAGTTAAGTAAAGATTTGAGTTTAGTGGAACAGAATATTTACAAACCAATCGGTCCGAAAAAGAGGATTACTTATACTGAGTAATCCTCTTTTTAAAATTTTTATTCCGACCTAAAATTAAATAAGTAAAGCATGTAAGTGGAATGTTTATTGAAAATATCAGCCATATTTGTAAAACGTATTTTAAATAAGAACAAAATTTAGAATTTGAATTTAATTGACTACAATTGAAATAGCACTAAAAACTAATAAAACGGCCATAATGATGTTAAATGATTTAGTATGTTTTAATAAAAGTTTTTGGAACATGGAACCAAATAAGCTCCAACTAAATGTACTCATTAACCCGACTACACCGAGAAATAATGAAAAAAGTAGATAACTTGAATATGAAGTGTAGTAAGGAAGAATAAAAGTTGATACTACAGTTAGTCCGAATAGTATCCCTTTAGGGTTAACAAACTGAAGAAAAATCCCCACTGTAAATAAATTTTTATTATATTTTTCATCGGGATCTGTACTAGTTTTACTAGTTAGTATTTTAAAAGCTAAATATAGCATGTATGCTACACCTAAAATTTTTAAAGGGAAATCGATTATGGGTAGAATATTGATTAGTACAATATTAAAGAAGCTACACAAGGAAGTGAGGATGAAAAATCCGAAAGCTACTCCGAAGCAAAATTGAATACTCCTTTTTAAACCATGTTGATTGGCGTATGTCATAGCTAAAAAATTGTTAGGTCCGGGTGTGAAGCTACTTATAAAAACAAATAACAAAAAAGAAAAGATAGGCATTTCAAAACCCCCTAATTATTTCGTGTGTTATAATGACCGAAAAGAACAATATAACGTGTGCTCTTTATTATACATAACGGTCGTTATATTGTATATAGTGTAGGAGTGTTTCTTATGGAAGAAATTCAATTTATTCTGGCGAAAAATTTAAAGACAATACGAGAGAAGGAAAAATTAAGTTTAGAAAAGGTTTCCCAATTAACAGGTGTGAGTAAAACGATGATAGGACAAATTGAACGAGGAGAGTCAAGTCCAACATTAACAACGATATGGAAAATTGCTAATGGTTTGAAAGTGTCTTTTACTTCTTTAATCAATAATCCGCAACCGGATACGAAAGTTGTTTTACGAAATGATATTCAAGTATTATCAGAAGACAATGGGAGATATAAAGTGTATCCTTCTTTTCCTTTCCAAGATGATAGGAACTTTGAAATCTATACGGTTGAAATTGAGGCAGAAGGAAAACTAAGTTCGGAAGGCCATAAAGAAGGGGCCGAAGAATTTATAACAGTGTTTGAAGGGGAATTGACAATTGAAATAAATGATTGTCAATATAAATTAAATAGTGGGGATGCAATTCGCTTTAAGGCGGATAGACCGCATTCTTATCATAATTTTGGAAGAACGCTAACAAGGTTAAGTATGACCATTTATTATTCAGCTTCATAAATTTACAGCTGCCTTAAAAAACAAAGAAAGGCGTAATGATAAAAGCATCTATGAGAGATGGTTTTTATTTTTTATAATCGACAAAAAAAGACACTCATTTGAGTGTCAACCATAGTATTGCTCTCGCGTATAGGATTGGAGTATGTTTCTCAAATACGTATTGAGATGGTCCGCATTTGAGAAACTGTCTTCTTATTTAATGTAACATTGGCATAGGTAGAGTGTAAATTGATAATGTATATACGGAAAATTTAGTATAGATACTTTGTACTATGAATATAGTGCAAAGTGTTTCTTATTGCATAATCACTGTCGTGAAGTTATTGAAATATAAGCTTTAGGAATGACGTAATAGTTACTATTTTAGCATTTAAGAATGATTATTATAAAAAAGAACGAATCATTTTTTAATCAATTCGTATAATTGTTAAAGAGGCATCTGTAGAACCGCCTCCAACTAAATTAACTACGGATAATACGCCGAATAGTTGAAGTGAAATTGTATTACCAGCAATTAAATTGCTTATTAAATTATTATTATAATTTGAAGTTGATATTGCAGGTGAAAAAATAGATCTGGGAAGTGGAGTTGAAGAGTTTAATAGTAGCCTTGTACCAGCAAGTAAAGAAGTTGTTGTATTAACTTGATAGGTTAAATAATATCTTCCAGTAACAGGAATTGTAAATATATCATTTGAAGCGTTCACTGTAACATTACCGAGACTTTGGTTATTAGAAAGTGGAATATTAGTTCCACCTAATATGACTGACATGGGACCACCTAATGTATTATTGGCAAACATAGAGTTTGTAGTAATAATAGGTCCAGTAATGCCTGTGGGTCCAGTAATGCCAGAAGGTCCAGTAATACCTGTGGGCCCAGTATTACCTGTAGGACCAGTAGGACCTGTAAGCCTGTAAGGGAGAATAATTTCAAGAGCCAGGGAAAATAGTTCTTTTTTCATTTTTTCATTCTTATCTTGAATATAAATCACCTCATTTTTAATTAGAACGTAACCGATTTAGTATTTTGATATGGAACTATCATTTTATTATATTAATACTACTAGTTATAGCAACGGTAAAAGTTTAATATATGTAAAAACATTTGAGTATGAAAAAGTAGTCATGGAATTTTTCTAAAATGATAGATGTTTTATTTTTTTAATTAGTAAACAAAAATGTGGAATGAGGGGTATTAAATTGAACCGCAATGACAAATTGTTGTTGAATAATGGTAT from Bacillus basilensis includes the following:
- a CDS encoding ABC transporter ATP-binding protein, whose product is MKSFRELLQYLKPYMFFAIIGPLFMVLEVAMDLIQPTIMQHIIDVGIANRDMNYVIKMGLLMIGAAALGLVGGLGCMMYSTKAAVNFATDIRKDVFAKIETFSSENRDSFGTGKLLTIVTNDVTSIQSAMTMTLRVLVRGPLLFIGSIIIVFVTARELFPILLVVVPILLLAIIFIASKASGTFKKVQEALDKVNTKLQENLSGVRVIKAYVRQKYEITQFGKVNTNLTKINIRAVQLISLMMPIIMLVVSGGIVATLWIGGEKVFNGTLQVGAILAFINYLNIILMSLMSISMVFMQIARAFPSADRVQQILNTEVDIMSETNALVPKQIEGHIDFKNVSYSYTKNNEYVLKDISFRICKGEKVGIIGSTGSGKSTLAKLLPRLYDVDQGEICIDGINVKAYDLQKLRGSIGFVPQKALLFSGSIEENLRYGKEDATSDELEVAASSACATEFINKLEDSYQYHLTQGATNLSGGQKQRVSIARALVRKPSILVLDDSTSAVDAKSETNIQSSLRTEYKGTTTLLIASKISSIIDADKILVLDNGELVGDGTHEELLEQCEVYQEIYLSQGGNLHKEGGKEHA
- a CDS encoding sulfotransferase family 2 domain-containing protein, giving the protein MSFANIIKYRRVPHFNSNFPLILFWSQKSGCTSLTHWFFYQINLFKQAIKYDSFIHNYENEIYKNSSDYFIELAAALYSKEKDTYKLVRNPYTRAVSSFFSLIAPPYIENPAWESVRSFYYGNSICSKPISFKIYLYYLKSQMTDLEQVDPHLTPQYVPGEEAFVTNYIYLENFSTEIVRLEQTYQLKTAPLHILTKSWHHQKDRAIFRGNFADADITDPLFPRLPTYDSFYDHETIQLVQDIFNKDFSTYKYPLTL
- a CDS encoding LysE family transporter yields the protein MPIFSFLLFVFISSFTPGPNNFLAMTYANQHGLKRSIQFCFGVAFGFFILTSLCSFFNIVLINILPIIDFPLKILGVAYMLYLAFKILTSKTSTDPDEKYNKNLFTVGIFLQFVNPKGILFGLTVVSTFILPYYTSYSSYLLFSLFLGVVGLMSTFSWSLFGSMFQKLLLKHTKSFNIIMAVLLVFSAISIVVN
- a CDS encoding ABC transporter ATP-binding protein, with the translated sequence MRNFQGQFANKGGRKAPKMGKANNTKGTVMRVWNYMGYQKAALTFVIFLVFITTLLGLLGPYLMGVIIDQYIVPKDLNGTARMCMLLIAIYGITVFLTWLQTFVMVNVALKTIQKIRQDIFEKIQTLSLRFFDVRSQGDLMSRVTNDIDNLNQALTQSVVQIISSALTFIGVTIAMFALDWILAIVTLITVPIMFFVTKKLVAYSGKNFAKRQKDLGELNGFIEEAITGADVTTLYGKEKETVQNFNKINEQLRVSATKADTFSAFIFPSMNFINNLGMGLVIGTGSVMVLNGMTTVGVIAAFINYSRQFSRPLSQFATLMNTIQAAVAGGERVFEIMDEVPEIQNKKDASVVQNLQGHVALENVSFGYEENKAVLKEVSLKAKPGETIALVGPTGSGKTTIINLLTRFYDIQQGQIHIDGKNIKDYDINSLRSKIGVVLQDTYLFAGTIIDNIRYGRLNASDEEVINAAKAASAHSFIKHLPYQYETKIASEGSNLSQGQKQLLAIARAILADADILILDEATSNIDTRTELQIQEGLNNLMRGRTSFVIAHRLKTIEKADQILVIKDGSIMERGNHESLMKDRGFYFDLYTSQFKI
- a CDS encoding helix-turn-helix domain-containing protein, with amino-acid sequence MLFIIHNGRYIVYSVGVFLMEEIQFILAKNLKTIREKEKLSLEKVSQLTGVSKTMIGQIERGESSPTLTTIWKIANGLKVSFTSLINNPQPDTKVVLRNDIQVLSEDNGRYKVYPSFPFQDDRNFEIYTVEIEAEGKLSSEGHKEGAEEFITVFEGELTIEINDCQYKLNSGDAIRFKADRPHSYHNFGRTLTRLSMTIYYSAS
- a CDS encoding N-acetylmuramoyl-L-alanine amidase; its protein translation is MARYSLHAGHNSIVQGANYGNRKEHIMDRQVKDAVVAKLRALGHTVYDDTDEVGTTQAQNLNNIVSKTNSHDVDLVVSFHLNSYDTKANGVEVLYYDQQALSAKIAAQLSKDIGWSNRGAKERKDLYVLANTKAPAILIELGFIDNEADMAKWNPDKIANSIVYALTGQSGGTTPPSQKNIIQSGAFSPYETPDVMGALTSLKMTANFILQSDGLTYFISEPTSDAQLKGMTDYLDRKGWWYEVK
- a CDS encoding collagen-like triple helix repeat-containing protein, whose translation is MIYIQDKNEKMKKELFSLALEIILPYRLTGPTGPTGNTGPTGITGPSGITGPTGITGPIITTNSMFANNTLGGPMSVILGGTNIPLSNNQSLGNVTVNASNDIFTIPVTGRYYLTYQVNTTTSLLAGTRLLLNSSTPLPRSIFSPAISTSNYNNNLISNLIAGNTISLQLFGVLSVVNLVGGGSTDASLTIIRID